GCGTCCGCCGGGCCCGAGGCCACGGGATCGAGCAGGGCGAAGGGCACGCCGCTCTCGGCCGAGAGCAGTTCCACCGCGCGGTCGGGGGCCGGCGGCTCCCCGGCGATGAGCACGGGCGCCTCGGCCTTCAGGCGCCGGGTCAGGCCATGGAGCTGCGAGGCGGAAAGCGCCGAGCCCTCATCGCCCGCCCTAAGCACGGCCAGGGTTTCGAGGCCGGCTTCGTGGGCGAGGTAGGCGAGGTCGTCATGCTGGAGCACGATGCCCTTGCGCGGCGCGGCCTTGCCGATGGCCGCGAGCGTGCCGGCCACGGCCTCGAGCCTGCCGGCGAAGGCGGCGGCATTGGCGCGGTAGGCTTCGGCGTGGGGCGGGTCCAGCCGGGCGAGGCCTTCGCCGATGGCGCGCGCCATGAGCGCGGCCTGCGCCGGCCCGGCGAAGATGTGCGGATTGACCCCGGGCGAGCCGTGGTCATGCGCGTGGTCATGGCCGTCATCATGCCCGTGGCCGGCCTCTGCGGGGGCGGGCAGCGGGTCGGCGCCGCGGCTCGCGTCGATGACCGCATGTTCCTTGTCCAGCGCGCGCAGCGGCTGGCTGAGAAATGCCTCGAGCCCGAGGCCGTTGATGACGATGGCCCGGGCTGCGGCCAGCTTGCGCAGATCGGCCGGGCTCGGCGTGAACTCGTGCGGGCAGCCCGTCTGCGCGGGCACGAACAGCTCCACGCGCACGCCGTTTACCTCGTGGCAGACATTGCGCGTGAAGAGCCACACCGGGAAGGTGGTGGCGAGCACGCGAAATTCGCCAGCGGACGCGGGAGCCGCCTCCGCCGCGCGGGCTCCCTGGCAGGGCGCGAGCGTGAGCAGGCAAATCAGCGCGCAGAGCGCGCTCCAGAGGGGGAAAAAATGGCGGCGCTTCATGCGTTGATCCCGTCCTTTGCCTGCCACTCCCCGAGGGCGGCGGCGATGAAGGCGCAGATGGCGGCATGCTCCTCCTTGCCGTTGCCGGAAACGCGCAGGGGCGCGCCGAAGCGGTAGCGGATGGGCATGCCGGGCTTCACGGGGCCGAGCTCCTTGATTTTTTTGCCCTGGCCCCAGGCGTCGGTCTTGAGGGCCAGCGGCACCAGCGGGGCGCCGGTCTTGCGGGCGAGCTTGACCGCGATGCTGTTGAAGTGCCGCTCGTCAAAGGTGAGCGAGCGCGTGCTCTGCGGAAAGATGACCAGCGAGATGCCCCGGCCGAGCCGTTCCGCGCCGCCGTCCAGCACGGCCGCGAGGTCTTCGCGCGGGTTGGTGCGGCCCACCACGATGGGGTCGCGGGAGCGCATGATGGGCCCGAAAAAGGGCATGGTGACTAGGCTCTCCTTGACCACGAAGGTCACGGGGCGGCGGGGCCGGATGATGCCGGGCAGCATGAAGGTCTCGAGCGTGCTCATGTGGTTGGCCACGAAGATGCAGGGCTCCTCCGTGGCGCTGATGGCGTCCATGCCGTCGATGTCCACCGGGCAGCCCATGCGCTCCATGAGGTCCGTGACCCAGTCGCTCGAATAGGCCCAGGCCGCGTCGTCGCACCGTCCCTGCGCCGCCCTGCGCGAGAGCCAGGCCACCGGCCCGAGGAAGAGCCGGCTGTAAAAGGAGGGGAAGGGCGCCATGCGCGTGACAAGGCCCGGCGTCACGCGCGGGCCGCGGTACGTGTCGCCCGAGCCGTACTTGTTGGGGATGACGCCCTCGGTAAAGGGCGGGAAGGGCGCGGGCGCCACGGGAAAGGCCGGGGCCTCCCCGGGCGCGGCCGCCTCGGGAGCGTGCGTCATGCGGAACCGTCCGGTTTTTTGCGGTTGTGGATCTTTTGCCACCACTGGGCGAGGCGCGGCTCCGCGCCATTGTCGCGCGGCTGGTAGAAGCGCCGGCCGCCGAGCTCGGGCGGCAGGTAGGGCTGCTCCACGAAGGACTCGGGATAGTTGTGCGGATACTTGTATTCCTTGCCGTAGCCCCATTCCTTCTGGAGCGGCGTCGTGGCGTTGCGCAGGTGCAGCGGCACCGGCAGCGGGCCGCCCTGCCTCACCTCGCGCGCGGCGTTGAGATAGGCGGCATAGGCGGAATTGCTCTTTTTCGCC
This window of the Desulfovibrio sp. ZJ209 genome carries:
- a CDS encoding metal ABC transporter substrate-binding protein, coding for MKRRHFFPLWSALCALICLLTLAPCQGARAAEAAPASAGEFRVLATTFPVWLFTRNVCHEVNGVRVELFVPAQTGCPHEFTPSPADLRKLAAARAIVINGLGLEAFLSQPLRALDKEHAVIDASRGADPLPAPAEAGHGHDDGHDHAHDHGSPGVNPHIFAGPAQAALMARAIGEGLARLDPPHAEAYRANAAAFAGRLEAVAGTLAAIGKAAPRKGIVLQHDDLAYLAHEAGLETLAVLRAGDEGSALSASQLHGLTRRLKAEAPVLIAGEPPAPDRAVELLSAESGVPFALLDPVASGPADAPLDYYERAMRANAGTLRRYFDVP
- a CDS encoding lysophospholipid acyltransferase family protein, producing the protein MTHAPEAAAPGEAPAFPVAPAPFPPFTEGVIPNKYGSGDTYRGPRVTPGLVTRMAPFPSFYSRLFLGPVAWLSRRAAQGRCDDAAWAYSSDWVTDLMERMGCPVDIDGMDAISATEEPCIFVANHMSTLETFMLPGIIRPRRPVTFVVKESLVTMPFFGPIMRSRDPIVVGRTNPREDLAAVLDGGAERLGRGISLVIFPQSTRSLTFDERHFNSIAVKLARKTGAPLVPLALKTDAWGQGKKIKELGPVKPGMPIRYRFGAPLRVSGNGKEEHAAICAFIAAALGEWQAKDGINA